The following are encoded in a window of uncultured Pseudomonas sp. genomic DNA:
- the asd gene encoding aspartate-semialdehyde dehydrogenase, producing MKRVGLIGWRGMVGSVLMQRMLEEQDFDLIEPVFFTTSNVGGQGPAIGKETAPLKDAYSIDELKSLDVILTCQGGDYTNEVFPKLREAGWQGYWIDAASSLRMSDSSVIVLDPVNRKVIDQQLDAGTKDYIGGNCTVSLMLMALGGLYEAGLVEWMSAMTYQAASGAGAQNMRELIKQMGAINGAVADELADPASAILDIDRKVAEAMRADAFPVDNFGVPLAGSLIPYIDKELPNGQSREEWKAQAETNKILGRFKNPIPVDGLCVRVGAMRCHSQALTIKLNKDVPLSDIEGLISQHNPWVKLVPNQREASIRELGPTAVTGTLSVPVGRLRKLNMGSQYLGAFTVGDQLLWGAAEPLRRMLRILLER from the coding sequence ATGAAACGTGTAGGTCTGATCGGTTGGCGTGGCATGGTGGGTTCCGTGCTCATGCAGCGCATGCTGGAGGAGCAGGATTTCGATTTGATCGAGCCGGTATTCTTCACCACCTCCAATGTTGGCGGCCAAGGCCCGGCAATTGGCAAGGAAACGGCGCCCTTGAAGGACGCCTACAGCATTGACGAGCTGAAAAGCCTCGACGTGATCCTGACCTGTCAGGGTGGCGACTACACCAATGAAGTCTTCCCCAAGCTGCGCGAAGCCGGCTGGCAGGGTTACTGGATTGATGCGGCCTCGTCGCTGCGCATGAGCGACAGCTCGGTGATCGTGCTCGATCCGGTCAACCGTAAGGTGATCGATCAACAGCTGGATGCTGGCACCAAGGATTACATTGGCGGAAACTGCACTGTCAGCCTGATGCTGATGGCGCTGGGCGGTCTGTACGAAGCCGGTCTGGTCGAGTGGATGAGCGCCATGACCTATCAGGCGGCGAGCGGCGCCGGCGCGCAGAATATGCGTGAGCTGATCAAGCAAATGGGCGCGATTAACGGCGCAGTGGCGGATGAGCTGGCTGACCCGGCCAGTGCCATTCTCGACATCGACCGTAAAGTAGCTGAAGCCATGCGCGCTGATGCCTTCCCGGTGGATAACTTTGGCGTGCCATTGGCCGGCAGCTTGATTCCTTATATCGACAAGGAACTGCCGAATGGGCAGAGCCGTGAAGAGTGGAAGGCGCAGGCAGAAACCAACAAGATCCTTGGTCGCTTCAAGAACCCGATCCCGGTCGATGGGCTGTGCGTGCGCGTCGGCGCGATGCGTTGCCACAGTCAGGCGCTGACCATCAAGCTGAACAAGGATGTGCCGCTGTCGGACATCGAAGGCTTGATCAGTCAGCACAACCCGTGGGTCAAGCTGGTGCCGAACCAGCGCGAGGCGAGCATCCGCGAGCTGGGCCCGACGGCTGTGACTGGCACCTTGAGCGTTCCGGTTGGGCGTTTGCGTAAACTCAATATGGGTTCGCAGTACCTGGGCGCGTTCACCGTTGGCGACCAGCTGTTGTGGGGTGCGGCCGAGCCGCTGCGGCGCATGCTGCGTATCCTGCTGGAGCGTTAA
- a CDS encoding PAS domain S-box protein: MANSNVHHLPLPFVPALDPAEFESTWNDAPHLLSALNGAKLGAWYWDIESGRVNWSRGAQALFGFDPKQPLQKQLDYIELIPDEDRAEVLQLFQQLLTETPSKHTVRHRIYWPDGSLHWLEISGRLQQDADGKPRVMGVIRDISKQQAREQALRSSEEKFAQAFNYSPDAVVITDKASGRFIEVNAGFERQFGWTSAQTLGRTSLEIGIWACLADRQRMLEAISNNSLNGLEVSLYHRDGSLRINRLFGGEIRLQDNPCLVLSLRDITQQRTQEQALINSQERLDLALDSAALGTWDWHIPSNMLFGSARAAKLHGLNEESFHDDFRKFYSCVPLADRHAMRLHYQSLAQGTGEDYQVTYRAIYANQEVHYLESTAKLYRDADGKPERMAGILIDISERVRREQSLAASEAKFASLFQASPDPIALTTLPDGAVLEINSSFSQTFGWQPDEVIGQKMTDLNFWVDINARVTLLNKLLRDHSLHNEVADLLDKQGRLITCVLSSRPIVLNNQRCILTTFRNISERQKAQAALQASQEKFALAFHSSPDAITITERDSGRYIEVNEGFSRLTGYTPEEVIGRSSIELNVWADLSERELMVETLKRDGRVYHMEMHGKHRNGTVMLVEVSVESIELNAIPCLLLTARDMTELKEAQAQVQHLAYHDSLTNLPNRALLLDRLTQQIALLKRHQLRGALLFLDLDHFKHINDSLGHQVGDAVLKLVTARLEASVRQEDTVARLGGDEFVVLITGLEGKRSKVVQQIRALAEKLRQLLAEPMLLDGHQLQVTPSVGIAMIPDHGDNPSDLLKRADIALYRAKDSGRNTIQLFRSTMQKAASERLRLENDLRLALAHGEFELHFQPQVDARNNQIIGAEALLRWAHPTLGAQSPALFIPVLEESGLILDVGGWVLAEACHACAQLLQQGMVDAEQFSLCVNISPRQFRQHDFIDRVESSLASSQLSPNMLKLEITEGIVIQNIEDTVAKMNRLKRLGVSFAMDDFGTGYSSLTYLKRLPVDVLKIDQSFVREATLDANDAEIIRAIIAMAQSLGLAIIAEGVEQLEQLAFLQQQGCHHYQGYLFSKALPLAQFRQLLHDNRTPAPR; the protein is encoded by the coding sequence GTGGCTAACTCCAATGTTCACCACCTGCCTCTGCCGTTTGTGCCAGCCCTGGATCCTGCCGAATTTGAAAGCACCTGGAACGATGCGCCGCACCTGCTAAGCGCCCTCAACGGGGCCAAGCTCGGGGCCTGGTACTGGGACATCGAAAGCGGCCGGGTCAACTGGTCGCGTGGCGCCCAGGCGCTGTTCGGTTTCGACCCCAAACAGCCGCTGCAAAAGCAGCTCGACTACATCGAGCTGATCCCTGACGAAGACCGCGCCGAAGTCCTGCAACTGTTCCAACAGCTGCTCACGGAAACCCCGAGCAAGCACACCGTCCGCCACCGCATTTACTGGCCTGACGGCAGCCTGCACTGGTTGGAAATCAGCGGCCGCCTGCAACAGGATGCCGACGGCAAGCCACGGGTAATGGGCGTAATCCGCGACATCAGCAAGCAGCAGGCGCGCGAGCAGGCGTTGCGCAGCAGTGAAGAAAAGTTCGCCCAGGCCTTCAACTACAGCCCCGACGCCGTGGTGATCACCGATAAAGCCAGCGGCCGTTTTATCGAAGTCAACGCGGGCTTCGAGCGCCAGTTCGGCTGGACCAGCGCGCAGACCCTGGGCCGCACCTCCCTGGAGATAGGCATATGGGCATGCTTGGCCGATCGTCAGCGAATGCTTGAGGCAATCAGCAACAACAGCCTCAACGGCCTGGAGGTTTCGCTTTACCACCGTGACGGCAGCCTCCGTATAAACCGCCTGTTCGGCGGTGAAATACGCCTGCAAGACAACCCATGCCTGGTGCTATCACTGCGTGACATCACCCAGCAACGTACTCAGGAACAGGCCCTAATCAACAGCCAGGAGCGCCTTGACCTGGCCCTGGACTCGGCCGCCCTCGGCACTTGGGACTGGCATATCCCCAGCAACATGCTGTTCGGCTCGGCCCGCGCGGCGAAACTTCACGGTCTCAATGAGGAGTCGTTCCACGACGATTTCCGCAAATTTTACAGCTGCGTTCCACTGGCCGACCGTCACGCCATGCGCCTGCACTATCAGAGCCTTGCGCAAGGCACCGGCGAGGACTACCAGGTTACTTATCGGGCGATCTATGCCAACCAAGAAGTGCATTACCTGGAGAGCACCGCCAAGCTTTACCGTGATGCCGACGGCAAGCCAGAGCGCATGGCGGGCATCCTTATCGATATCAGCGAGCGGGTGCGCCGCGAACAAAGCCTCGCCGCCTCGGAAGCCAAATTCGCCAGTTTGTTCCAGGCCAGCCCCGACCCAATTGCCCTGACGACTTTGCCGGACGGCGCGGTCCTGGAAATCAACTCAAGCTTCAGTCAGACCTTCGGCTGGCAACCAGACGAGGTGATCGGGCAGAAGATGACCGACCTGAACTTCTGGGTCGATATCAACGCCCGCGTTACGCTGCTCAACAAACTCTTACGCGACCACAGCCTGCACAACGAAGTGGCGGACCTCCTCGACAAGCAAGGCCGATTGATCACCTGCGTGCTCTCCTCAAGACCGATCGTGCTGAATAACCAGCGCTGCATTCTCACCACCTTCCGCAACATCAGTGAGCGGCAGAAAGCCCAGGCCGCGCTGCAGGCCAGCCAGGAGAAATTCGCCCTGGCGTTCCACTCAAGTCCGGACGCCATCACCATCACCGAGCGCGACAGCGGCCGCTATATAGAAGTCAATGAAGGCTTCAGCCGCCTGACCGGTTATACCCCCGAAGAGGTGATCGGCCGCAGCTCCATAGAGCTCAACGTCTGGGCCGACCTGTCTGAGCGCGAGCTGATGGTGGAGACACTCAAGCGTGACGGCCGTGTCTATCACATGGAGATGCATGGCAAGCATCGCAATGGCACAGTCATGCTGGTCGAAGTGTCGGTCGAGTCGATTGAACTCAACGCCATCCCTTGCCTACTGCTGACCGCCCGCGACATGACTGAGCTGAAAGAAGCCCAGGCCCAGGTGCAGCACCTGGCTTACCATGATTCGCTAACCAACCTGCCTAACCGCGCCCTATTGCTCGACCGCCTGACACAGCAAATCGCTTTGTTAAAACGCCACCAACTGCGCGGCGCCCTGCTGTTTCTCGACCTCGATCACTTCAAACACATCAACGACTCGCTCGGCCATCAGGTCGGCGATGCCGTGCTCAAGCTGGTCACCGCACGCCTGGAAGCCAGCGTGCGCCAGGAAGACACGGTGGCCCGCCTGGGCGGTGACGAATTTGTCGTACTGATTACCGGCCTGGAAGGCAAACGCTCAAAAGTCGTTCAGCAGATCCGTGCACTGGCGGAAAAACTGCGCCAGTTACTGGCCGAGCCCATGCTACTCGACGGCCACCAATTGCAGGTCACCCCGAGCGTCGGCATCGCGATGATTCCCGACCATGGCGACAACCCCTCTGACTTGCTCAAGCGTGCTGATATCGCCCTCTACCGAGCCAAGGACTCGGGGCGCAATACCATCCAGCTGTTCCGTAGCACCATGCAGAAAGCCGCCAGCGAACGCCTGCGTTTGGAAAACGACCTACGCCTGGCATTGGCGCACGGCGAGTTTGAGCTGCACTTCCAACCGCAGGTGGATGCCCGCAACAACCAGATCATCGGCGCCGAAGCCTTGCTGCGCTGGGCACACCCAACACTGGGAGCGCAGTCGCCGGCGCTGTTTATCCCGGTTCTAGAAGAAAGCGGGTTGATTCTCGACGTCGGCGGCTGGGTACTCGCCGAAGCCTGTCACGCCTGCGCGCAGTTACTCCAGCAAGGCATGGTCGATGCCGAGCAGTTCAGCCTGTGCGTAAATATCAGCCCTCGGCAGTTCCGTCAGCATGACTTTATCGATCGCGTAGAAAGCAGCCTGGCCAGCAGCCAGCTGTCACCCAACATGCTTAAGCTGGAAATCACTGAAGGCATCGTGATCCAGAACATCGAAGACACGGTTGCCAAGATGAACCGCCTCAAGCGCCTCGGCGTAAGCTTTGCCATGGACGACTTCGGCACCGGTTACAGCTCACTGACCTACCTCAAACGCTTGCCGGTGGATGTGTTGAAGATCGACCAGTCCTTCGTGCGCGAAGCCACCCTGGATGCCAACGACGCGGAAATCATCCGCGCCATCATCGCCATGGCGCAAAGCTTAGGGTTGGCGATTATTGCCGAAGGGGTTGAGCAGCTCGAGCAGTTGGCGTTCCTGCAACAACAGGGTTGCCACCATTACCAGGGTTACCTGTTCAGCAAAGCGCTGCCGTTGGCGCAATTCCGCCAATTGCTGCACGACAACCGCACACCTGCCCCGCGGTAA
- a CDS encoding LysR family transcriptional regulator yields MDLATLNAFIAIAELGSFSEAAERLHLTQPAVSKRIASLEQQLNVRLFDRLGREVSLTEAGRALLPRAYQILNVLDDTRRALTNLNGEISGRLTLATSHHIGLHRLPPLLRAFTRAHPQVALDIQFLDSEVAYEEVLHGRAELAVITLAPETREPVHAVPVWDDPLDFVAAPEHPLARNGAISLADVAHHPAVFPGGNTFTHHIVRRLFEAQGLTPNIAMSTNYLETIKMMVSIGLAWSVLPRTMLDEQVARLPLPGIQLTRQLGYISHTERTLSNAARAFMDLLDAQRDDLAQVTG; encoded by the coding sequence ATGGATCTCGCCACCCTCAATGCCTTTATTGCGATTGCCGAGCTGGGCAGCTTCTCCGAAGCGGCCGAGCGCTTGCACCTGACCCAACCGGCGGTGAGCAAACGCATCGCCAGCCTGGAACAGCAGCTCAATGTGCGCCTATTCGATCGCCTGGGCCGCGAAGTGAGCCTGACCGAGGCCGGTCGCGCGCTATTGCCGCGGGCCTACCAGATCCTCAACGTGCTGGACGATACACGCCGCGCGCTGACCAACCTGAATGGCGAGATCAGCGGCCGCTTGACCTTAGCCACTAGCCACCACATTGGCCTGCACCGCTTGCCGCCGCTGCTGCGCGCCTTTACCCGCGCGCACCCGCAGGTAGCATTGGACATCCAGTTTCTCGACTCGGAAGTGGCCTATGAAGAGGTCCTGCATGGTCGCGCCGAGCTGGCGGTGATCACCCTTGCCCCGGAAACCCGCGAGCCGGTGCATGCAGTGCCGGTGTGGGACGACCCGCTGGATTTTGTCGCGGCACCCGAACATCCACTGGCGCGTAATGGCGCGATCAGCCTGGCCGATGTGGCGCACCATCCTGCGGTATTCCCCGGCGGCAACACCTTTACTCACCATATCGTGCGGCGCCTGTTCGAAGCCCAGGGGCTGACACCCAACATCGCCATGAGCACCAACTACCTGGAAACCATCAAGATGATGGTCTCTATCGGCCTGGCCTGGAGCGTGCTACCGCGCACCATGCTGGATGAACAGGTGGCGCGTTTGCCGTTACCCGGCATCCAACTGACGCGCCAACTCGGTTACATTTCGCACACCGAGCGCACCCTGTCGAATGCCGCTCGGGCCTTTATGGATCTGCTCGACGCTCAGCGCGATGATCTTGCACAGGTCACCGGCTAA
- the leuD gene encoding 3-isopropylmalate dehydratase small subunit, whose protein sequence is MKAFTQHTGLVAPLDRANVDTDQIIPKQFLKSIKRTGFGPNLFDEWRYLDVGQPNQDNSKRPLNPEFVLNAARYQGASVLLARENFGCGSSREHAPWALEEYGFRAIIAPSFADIFFNNSFKNGLLPIILKEDEVDALFQQAEATDGYQLTVDLAAQTVTRPDGVQYRFEVDAFRKHCLLNGLDDIGLTLNDSDVIKAFESTYQQRSPWLFGAIK, encoded by the coding sequence ATGAAAGCTTTTACTCAACATACCGGCCTGGTCGCTCCATTGGATCGCGCCAACGTCGACACCGACCAGATCATCCCCAAGCAATTTTTGAAGTCGATCAAGCGCACGGGCTTTGGCCCTAACCTGTTCGATGAGTGGCGTTATCTGGATGTCGGGCAGCCCAATCAGGACAACTCCAAGCGTCCGCTGAATCCTGAGTTCGTGCTGAACGCGGCGCGCTATCAGGGCGCTAGCGTGCTGCTGGCGCGGGAAAACTTCGGTTGTGGTTCGAGCCGTGAGCACGCGCCTTGGGCGCTGGAAGAGTACGGTTTCCGCGCCATTATCGCGCCGAGCTTTGCCGATATTTTCTTCAACAACAGCTTCAAGAACGGCTTGTTGCCGATCATCCTCAAAGAGGACGAAGTCGACGCCCTGTTTCAGCAAGCCGAAGCCACTGACGGTTATCAGTTGACCGTCGATTTGGCTGCACAAACCGTGACCCGCCCGGATGGCGTGCAATACCGCTTCGAGGTCGATGCTTTCCGTAAGCACTGCCTGCTCAATGGTCTGGACGATATCGGCCTGACCTTGAACGACAGCGACGTGATCAAAGCCTTTGAAAGCACTTACCAGCAGCGCAGCCCTTGGCTGTTCGGCGCAATCAAGTAA
- the leuC gene encoding 3-isopropylmalate dehydratase large subunit — protein sequence MAGKTLYDKLWEMHEVKRRDDGSSLIYIDRHILHEVTSPQAFEGLRLASRKPWRIDANIATPDHNVPTTKAERQGGLEAIADEVSRIQVQTLDENCDDFGILEFKMNDIRQGIVHVVGPEQGATLPGMTVVCGDSHTSTHGAFGALAHGIGTSEVEHVLATQCLVAKKMKNMQVRVEGQLPFGVTAKDIVLAVIGKIGTAGGNGHALEFAGSAIRDLSLEGRMTICNMSIEAGARVGLVAVDEKTIAYVEGRPFAPKGEDWAKAVAQWQDLVSDADAHFDTVVELRAEDIKPQVSWGTSPEMVLAVDQKVPDPAVESDPVKKDSITRALKYMGLQANQAITDIQLDRVFIGSCTNSRIEDLRAAAEVAKGRKVAATIKQAMVVPGSGLVKAQAEQEGLDKIFIEAGFEWREPGCSMCLAMNPDKLGNGEHCASTSNRNFEGRQGAGGRTHLVSPAMAAAAAVTGRFIDVRELIQA from the coding sequence ATGGCTGGCAAAACGCTCTACGACAAGCTCTGGGAAATGCACGAAGTGAAGCGCCGTGACGATGGTTCGTCGCTGATCTACATCGACCGCCATATCCTCCACGAAGTGACCTCGCCGCAGGCCTTCGAAGGGTTGCGTCTGGCCAGCCGCAAGCCGTGGCGCATCGACGCCAACATCGCCACCCCCGACCACAACGTGCCGACCACCAAGGCCGAGCGTCAGGGCGGCCTGGAAGCCATCGCCGATGAAGTGTCGCGGATTCAGGTGCAAACCCTGGACGAGAACTGCGATGACTTTGGCATTCTCGAATTCAAGATGAATGACATCCGCCAGGGTATTGTCCACGTGGTCGGCCCGGAGCAGGGCGCGACTTTGCCGGGTATGACCGTGGTCTGCGGCGACTCGCACACCTCGACCCACGGCGCGTTCGGCGCATTGGCCCACGGCATCGGCACCTCGGAGGTCGAGCATGTGCTGGCGACCCAGTGCCTGGTGGCGAAAAAAATGAAGAACATGCAGGTGCGCGTCGAAGGCCAGTTGCCGTTCGGCGTGACTGCCAAGGACATCGTCCTTGCGGTGATTGGCAAGATTGGTACCGCGGGCGGTAATGGCCATGCGCTGGAGTTCGCCGGTAGCGCGATTCGCGACTTGTCGCTGGAAGGGCGCATGACCATCTGCAATATGTCGATCGAAGCGGGTGCGCGCGTTGGTCTGGTGGCGGTGGATGAAAAGACCATCGCTTATGTCGAAGGCCGCCCGTTTGCACCTAAGGGTGAGGACTGGGCCAAGGCTGTGGCGCAGTGGCAGGATTTGGTGTCCGACGCCGATGCGCATTTCGACACTGTCGTGGAGTTGCGCGCCGAAGACATCAAGCCACAGGTCAGCTGGGGTACTTCGCCGGAGATGGTCTTGGCCGTCGATCAGAAGGTGCCGGACCCGGCGGTTGAGAGCGATCCGGTGAAGAAGGATTCAATCACCCGCGCCCTGAAGTACATGGGCCTGCAGGCCAACCAGGCGATCACCGACATTCAGTTGGATCGGGTGTTTATCGGCTCTTGCACCAACTCGCGCATTGAAGACCTGCGCGCTGCTGCCGAGGTGGCCAAGGGCCGCAAAGTGGCGGCGACTATTAAGCAGGCCATGGTGGTGCCGGGTTCCGGCCTGGTAAAAGCCCAGGCGGAACAAGAAGGCCTGGACAAGATCTTTATCGAAGCAGGCTTTGAATGGCGCGAGCCGGGTTGCTCGATGTGCCTGGCGATGAACCCGGACAAGCTCGGCAATGGTGAGCATTGCGCGTCTACCTCTAACCGCAACTTCGAAGGCCGTCAGGGCGCAGGTGGGCGTACTCACCTGGTTAGCCCGGCCATGGCCGCCGCTGCCGCCGTGACTGGCCGCTTTATCGATGTGCGCGAATTGATCCAGGCCTGA
- a CDS encoding aspartate-semialdehyde dehydrogenase, producing MTRTFEIAVIGATGSVGEALVQLLEEREFPVANLHVVASGESAGSSVSYKGKNLRVKDLETFDFSSVRLAFFAAGSKVTQKYAQQAGAAGCAVIDLASGLPSAQAPRVVPEANPQVLAAVAAPYLLTSPSAPGVALATVLAALPEQINIRRITVTACLAVSSRGREGVAELARQTAELLNGRSFEPRLFDRQMAFNVLAQVEHTDSEGHSALERQVAAELKELLNLPALQVVVTCIQVPVFFGDSLSVSLQTESSVDLAQVYTALDVASAVELVELDDYPTVVGDAVGQDVVYVGRVRVGLDDPAELNLWIASDNVRKGAALNAVQLAELLIKHYL from the coding sequence ATGACCCGGACGTTTGAGATTGCCGTGATTGGTGCCACCGGCAGCGTTGGCGAAGCCTTGGTGCAACTGCTGGAAGAGCGCGAGTTCCCTGTGGCTAATTTGCACGTGGTCGCCAGTGGCGAGTCTGCGGGGAGTTCTGTGTCTTACAAGGGTAAGAACCTGCGGGTAAAAGACCTCGAGACGTTTGATTTTTCCAGTGTGCGCCTGGCGTTTTTTGCCGCTGGTAGCAAGGTGACGCAGAAGTATGCGCAGCAGGCGGGGGCGGCGGGCTGTGCGGTGATTGATTTGGCCAGTGGCTTGCCGAGCGCACAAGCGCCGCGGGTGGTGCCCGAGGCCAATCCGCAGGTGTTGGCGGCAGTGGCTGCGCCTTATTTGTTGACCAGCCCAAGTGCGCCGGGTGTTGCTCTGGCAACTGTGCTGGCGGCTTTGCCTGAACAGATCAACATTCGCCGTATTACGGTGACTGCGTGCCTAGCCGTTTCCAGTCGAGGTCGTGAGGGTGTCGCGGAGTTAGCGCGGCAAACCGCTGAATTACTCAATGGGCGTTCTTTTGAACCGCGCCTGTTTGATCGGCAAATGGCGTTCAATGTGCTGGCACAAGTTGAACACACTGACAGTGAGGGGCACTCCGCACTAGAGCGGCAGGTGGCCGCTGAACTCAAAGAGTTGCTGAACTTGCCAGCGTTGCAGGTTGTTGTGACCTGCATTCAGGTCCCAGTGTTCTTTGGTGATAGTTTGAGTGTATCGCTGCAGACTGAGTCGAGTGTCGATCTCGCGCAGGTCTATACCGCGCTGGATGTCGCGTCGGCTGTGGAGTTGGTGGAGTTGGATGATTATCCAACAGTGGTTGGCGATGCAGTGGGTCAGGATGTTGTCTATGTTGGTCGAGTGCGTGTCGGTTTGGATGATCCGGCTGAACTCAATTTGTGGATTGCGTCTGATAATGTGAGAAAAGGTGCGGCTCTGAATGCTGTGCAATTAGCCGAGTTGTTGATAAAACACTATCTGTAA
- a CDS encoding Hsp20 family protein, giving the protein MSTAFSMTPLLRQSVGFDRFNDLFESAMRNEAGSSYPPYNVEKYADDQYRIVVAAAGFEEEDLELQVERDVLTVTGGKRDSNTENVTYLYQGIAQRAFKLSFRLADHIEVKAASLVNGLLNIDLVRIVPEEAKAKRIPIGASRPVLNS; this is encoded by the coding sequence ATGAGCACTGCATTTTCCATGACCCCGCTGCTGCGCCAGTCCGTTGGCTTTGACCGTTTCAATGACCTGTTCGAGTCCGCCATGCGCAATGAAGCGGGGAGCAGCTATCCACCCTACAACGTGGAAAAGTATGCCGACGACCAGTACCGCATTGTGGTCGCGGCGGCCGGTTTTGAGGAAGAAGACCTGGAGCTGCAAGTCGAGCGTGACGTACTGACAGTCACCGGCGGCAAGCGTGACAGCAACACCGAGAACGTCACTTACCTGTATCAGGGCATTGCCCAGCGGGCGTTCAAGCTGTCGTTCCGCCTGGCTGACCATATCGAAGTTAAGGCTGCCAGTCTGGTCAATGGCCTGCTGAATATCGACCTGGTGCGTATCGTGCCGGAAGAAGCCAAGGCCAAGCGCATCCCGATTGGGGCGAGCCGTCCCGTGCTTAACAGCTAA
- the leuB gene encoding 3-isopropylmalate dehydrogenase — protein MSKQILILPGDGIGPEIMAEAVKVLNLANDKYNLGFELSFDDLGGAAIDRYGVPLADETLARARAVDAILLGAVGGPKWDAIDPSIRPERGLLKIRSQLGLFGNLRPAILYPQLADASSLKREIVAGLNILIVRELTGGIYFGSPRESKVLENGERMAYDTLPYSESEIRRIARVGFDMARVRGKKLCSVDKANVLASSQLWRAVVEEVAKDYPDIELSHMYVDNAAMQLVRAPKQFDVMVTDNMFGDILSDEASMLTGSIGMLPSASLDANNKGMYEPCHGSAPDIAGQGIANPLATILSVSMMLRYSFNQTVAADAIELAVSNVLDQGLRTGDIYSAGTTKVGTVAMGDAVVEALRSL, from the coding sequence ATGTCCAAGCAGATTCTGATTCTCCCCGGTGACGGTATTGGCCCGGAAATCATGGCCGAAGCGGTTAAGGTGCTGAACCTGGCCAATGACAAATACAACCTGGGTTTCGAGCTGAGCTTCGATGACCTCGGTGGCGCGGCTATCGATCGTTATGGTGTGCCGTTGGCCGACGAAACCCTGGCCCGTGCCCGCGCTGTTGATGCCATTCTGCTCGGTGCCGTGGGCGGGCCGAAGTGGGACGCCATCGACCCGAGCATTCGTCCGGAGCGCGGACTGCTGAAGATTCGTTCGCAACTGGGCCTGTTCGGCAACCTGCGTCCGGCGATTCTCTATCCCCAGTTGGCCGATGCCTCCAGCCTCAAGCGCGAGATCGTCGCCGGCCTGAACATCCTCATCGTCCGCGAGCTGACCGGCGGTATCTACTTCGGCAGCCCGCGTGAGAGCAAGGTGCTGGAGAATGGTGAGCGTATGGCCTACGACACCCTGCCATACAGCGAAAGTGAAATTCGCCGTATTGCCCGCGTTGGCTTCGACATGGCGCGCGTGCGTGGCAAGAAACTCTGCTCGGTGGACAAGGCCAACGTGCTGGCTTCCAGCCAGCTCTGGCGCGCCGTGGTTGAGGAAGTGGCCAAGGATTACCCGGATATCGAGCTGAGCCACATGTACGTCGATAACGCTGCCATGCAGCTGGTGCGTGCGCCCAAGCAGTTTGATGTAATGGTTACCGACAACATGTTTGGTGACATTCTGTCGGATGAGGCTTCCATGCTTACCGGTTCCATCGGCATGCTGCCGTCCGCTTCGCTGGATGCCAATAACAAAGGCATGTATGAGCCATGCCACGGCAGCGCACCGGATATCGCCGGGCAGGGCATTGCTAACCCGCTGGCGACCATTCTGTCGGTGTCGATGATGTTGCGTTACAGCTTCAATCAGACGGTTGCCGCCGATGCCATCGAGCTGGCCGTGAGCAACGTGCTGGATCAGGGCTTGCGCACCGGTGATATTTATAGCGCCGGTACGACCAAAGTCGGCACGGTAGCAATGGGCGATGCAGTAGTCGAAGCGTTACGCAGTCTGTAA